One genomic segment of Methanobacterium spitsbergense includes these proteins:
- a CDS encoding OBG GTPase family GTP-binding protein, whose translation MAIEDRIREIEEEIKKTPYNKATSHHIGKLKAKLSKLKEDALARSSSGGKGRGFHVKKSGDSTVVLLGFPSVGKSTILNQLTNADSKIGAYEFTTLDIVPGVMEYRGAKIQILDIPGIITGASRGKGRGREILSVARNADFILMVLDVFNPQHLKVILEELRNIGIRANERPPDVTVKQTKMGGLHILSTVPLTKIDEKTIRSILNEYGIHSADVLIREDVTVDRFIDSMDPSCIYVPMLVVLNKIDLADKEYLEKLKLEMPEAILIAADKGINTEELKDEIFERLELIRLYLKPQGRKADLEEPMIIRKGSTIADVAAKLHRDFIKNFRHAKVWGTSVKFPGQKVGLDHVLNDKDVLRLIIRK comes from the coding sequence ATGGCTATTGAAGACAGAATCAGAGAAATCGAAGAGGAGATCAAAAAAACTCCTTACAACAAGGCAACTTCCCATCATATAGGGAAGTTAAAAGCCAAACTCTCCAAGCTTAAGGAAGATGCACTTGCAAGAAGCAGTTCTGGAGGTAAAGGTAGGGGTTTTCATGTTAAAAAAAGTGGAGATTCTACAGTAGTGCTTTTGGGATTTCCATCGGTTGGAAAATCCACTATTTTAAACCAGCTCACCAATGCTGACTCTAAAATAGGAGCGTACGAATTCACTACCTTAGATATAGTTCCCGGAGTTATGGAATATAGGGGAGCTAAAATACAGATACTGGATATCCCGGGGATAATAACTGGAGCATCTCGTGGTAAAGGACGAGGAAGGGAAATTCTGTCTGTTGCTAGAAATGCTGACTTTATATTAATGGTTCTTGATGTTTTTAATCCACAACATTTGAAGGTAATCTTGGAAGAACTGAGAAACATTGGAATAAGGGCAAATGAAAGACCTCCAGATGTTACTGTAAAACAAACTAAGATGGGAGGATTACATATTTTATCAACTGTTCCTTTAACCAAGATCGATGAAAAAACCATTAGATCTATATTAAATGAATATGGAATACACAGCGCAGACGTGTTGATAAGGGAAGATGTAACTGTTGATCGTTTCATAGATTCAATGGATCCAAGCTGTATCTATGTGCCAATGCTGGTTGTTTTAAATAAAATAGACCTTGCAGATAAAGAATACTTGGAAAAATTAAAATTAGAAATGCCAGAGGCAATTTTAATAGCAGCGGATAAAGGCATCAATACAGAAGAACTCAAGGATGAAATATTCGAAAGACTTGAACTCATACGTCTTTATTTAAAACCACAAGGAAGGAAAGCAGATTTAGAAGAACCCATGATCATACGAAAAGGATCGACTATTGCAGATGTTGCAGCCAAACTACATAGGGATTTTATAAAAAATTTCAGACATGCAAAGGTTTGGGGTACTTCGGTTAAATTCCCCGGCCAAAAGGTGGGCCTAGATCATGTTTTAAATGATAAAGACGTTTTAAGGTTGATAATAAGAAAATAA
- a CDS encoding sulfide-dependent adenosine diphosphate thiazole synthase: protein MKLDDIIVSKAIIEGFMEDFLDYTDMDVAIGGGGPAGLTAGYYLAKAGLKVALFEKKLSMGGGMWGGGMMFNKIVVQEESKHILDEFGIGTKEYEEGYYVADSIECVSTICSEACKAGLKIFNLMAIEDVMMRDKGVEGVVLNWTAVEMGGLHVDPLTVRSKAVIDATGHPCEVVKILENKMEVELLTETGKIMGEKSMWADKAESQVMDNTTEVYPGLYVTGMAANAVHGSPRMGPIFGGMLLSGEKVAQMLIEKLK from the coding sequence ATGAAATTAGATGATATAATTGTTTCAAAGGCGATAATTGAAGGATTTATGGAGGATTTCTTGGATTATACAGATATGGATGTTGCAATTGGTGGAGGAGGTCCTGCAGGACTCACCGCAGGATACTATCTTGCAAAAGCCGGACTTAAAGTTGCTCTGTTTGAGAAAAAACTCTCAATGGGTGGTGGAATGTGGGGTGGTGGAATGATGTTCAACAAGATCGTTGTTCAAGAGGAAAGCAAACATATCCTAGATGAGTTTGGTATTGGGACTAAAGAATATGAAGAAGGTTACTATGTTGCAGACTCCATTGAATGTGTTTCAACCATTTGTTCAGAAGCTTGTAAAGCAGGATTAAAAATATTCAATCTAATGGCTATTGAAGATGTTATGATGAGGGATAAGGGAGTTGAAGGAGTTGTTCTTAACTGGACAGCAGTTGAGATGGGAGGTCTGCATGTAGATCCATTAACTGTTCGTTCAAAGGCAGTTATTGATGCTACAGGACACCCTTGTGAAGTTGTGAAGATACTGGAAAATAAGATGGAAGTAGAACTTCTAACTGAAACAGGAAAGATAATGGGCGAAAAATCCATGTGGGCCGATAAGGCAGAAAGTCAGGTAATGGATAATACAACCGAAGTATACCCTGGTCTTTACGTTACAGGTATGGCAGCAAACGCAGTTCACGGATCACCACGTATGGGGCCCATATTTGGTGGAATGCTCCTTTCAGGTGAAAAAGTTGCTCAGATGTTAATAGAAAAATTGAAATAA
- a CDS encoding adenylate kinase family protein has translation MTAVLITGTPGTGKTTVSRIVAEKLETSLLAVNDLVDEKHIYNEIDAEKGYKVVDLDTLLNEIKIIVENSDKDHIIVEGHLAHEFSSDVVDMVIVLRARPDILRKRLNKRGWSDSKVYENLEAEALDICTFEAVEIHGKKVNELDTSDINVEEVADIVIEIINYKKHFPPGNLNFLEELYGI, from the coding sequence ATGACAGCTGTACTTATAACCGGAACACCCGGAACAGGGAAGACAACTGTATCAAGAATTGTTGCTGAAAAATTGGAAACATCGCTGTTAGCTGTAAATGATCTTGTTGATGAAAAACATATCTATAATGAGATTGATGCAGAAAAGGGATACAAAGTTGTTGATTTAGATACTCTTTTAAATGAAATCAAGATTATCGTTGAGAATTCTGATAAGGATCATATAATTGTTGAGGGCCATCTTGCCCATGAATTTTCCAGCGATGTTGTGGATATGGTTATAGTTCTCAGGGCAAGACCAGATATTTTAAGAAAACGCCTGAATAAAAGAGGTTGGTCAGATTCTAAGGTTTACGAGAATCTTGAAGCAGAGGCTCTTGATATATGTACATTTGAAGCCGTAGAAATACATGGAAAAAAGGTAAATGAATTGGATACCAGTGATATTAATGTTGAGGAAGTTGCAGATATTGTAATTGAAATAATAAACTATAAAAAACATTTTCCACCGGGTAATCTCAACTTCCTAGAGGAACTATATGGCATATAA